One genomic window of Mercenaria mercenaria strain notata chromosome 2, MADL_Memer_1, whole genome shotgun sequence includes the following:
- the LOC128548895 gene encoding uncharacterized protein LOC128548895, which translates to MFDRCPDHNSAPTVRTVLQNGKEKERKEGKEYMKEEIKSKTQTKKKREDLTKEDEWNKEKVNKEKKEKEGMKKKYREKRKEKGSRSTERRKDRKDERKMIKKRKKSKTNSRKIFKTK; encoded by the coding sequence atgttTGATCGCTGCCCTGACCATAACTCCGCCCCAACCGTAAGGACTGTGCTGCAGAACGGAAAAGAGAAGGAAAGGAAAGAAGGGAAAGAGTATatgaaagaagaaataaaaagtaaGACACAAACTAAGAAGAAAAGGGAAGACCTGACAAAAGAGGACGAATGGAATAAGGAAAAGGTAAATAAAGAGAAGAAAGAGAAAGAagggatgaaaaaaaaatatagagagaaaaggaaagaaaaaggaAGCAGATCAACTGAAAGAAGAAAAGACAGAAAAGATGAAAGAAagatgataaaaaaaagaaagaaatcaaagacCAACagtagaaaaatattcaaaacaaagtga